A genomic stretch from Microtus pennsylvanicus isolate mMicPen1 chromosome 9, mMicPen1.hap1, whole genome shotgun sequence includes:
- the Naxd gene encoding ATP-dependent (S)-NAD(P)H-hydrate dehydratase isoform X1: MGVRSVAISACGRGKIDTGIRWMAVRACGAAVAAVVALLSAAIALHWPPLHAVLQRAFSLHTAHSTKDMESFFQLVRNIVPALTSKKHKGQDGRIGIVGGCQEYTGAPYFAGISALKVGADLTHVFCAREAAPVIKSYSPELIVHPVLDSSNAVEEVEKWLPRLHALVVGPGLGRDDLLLNNVRGILEASKARDIPVVIDADGLWLIAQQPALIHSYQKAILTPNRVEFGRLWEAVLNSPVDTQGHSESVLKLSQALGNITVVQKGEHDLISDGQQVLVCSQEGSSRRCGGQGDLLSGSLGVMAHWALLAGPERTNGFSPLLVAAWGACTLTRECNHQAFQKYGRSTTTTDMIAEVGPAFSKLFTT; this comes from the exons ATGGGCGTCCGCTCTGTGGCCATCAGCGCCTGCGGGCGAGGTAAGATCGATACCGGCATCCGGTGGATGGCGGTCCGCGCTTGTGGGGCCGCTGTTGCGGCCGTGGTGGCGCTGCTCTCGGCCGCGATCGCGCTCCACTGGCCGCCGCTACACGCAG tTTTACAAAGAGCATTCTCCCTCCATACAGCACACTCGACAAAGGACATGGAGAGTTTTTTTCAGTTGGTGAGAAACATTGTGCCTGCTCTAACCTCGAAGAAACACAAAGGGCAGGACGGAAGAATAGGCATAGTCGGGGGCTGTCAAGA GTACACAGGAGCACCATATTTTGCAGGAATCTCGGCTCTGAAAGTG GGTGCAGATTTGACCCACGTGTTCTGTGCCAGGGAGGCTGCGCCAGTGATCAAGTCCTACAGCCCAGAGCTGATCGTCCACCCCGTCCT TGACAGTTCAAATGCTGTTGAGgaggtggagaaatggctccccAGGCTGCATGCCCTTGTCGTGGGCCCTGGCCTAGGTAGGGACGACCTTCTTCTCAACAATGTCAGG GGCATTTTGGAAGCAAGCAAGGCCAGGGACATCCCTGTGGTCATCGACGCG GATGGCCTATGGCTGATAGCTCAGCAGCCGGCCCTCATCCACAGTTACCAGAAGGCCATTCTCACCCCCAACCGAGTGGAGTTCGGCAGGCTCTGGGAAGCTGTG CTCAATAGTCCTGTGGACACCCAGGGCCACAGTGAATCCGTACTGAAGCTCAGCCAGGCTCTGGGGAACATCACAGTGGTCCAGAAAGGAGAGCATGACCTGATCTCCGATGGTCAGCAGG TGCTTGTGTGCAGCCAAGAAGGCAGCAGCCGCAGGTGTGGGGGTCAAGGAGACCTCCTCTCAGGCTCCCTGGGTGTCATGGCGCACTGGGCCCTCCTTGCTGGACCGGAGAGAACAAATGG CTTCAGCCCACTACTGGTGGCTGCCTGGGGTGCTTGCACCCTCACAAGGGAGTGTAATCATCAGGCTTTCCAGAAGTACGGGCGCTCCACAACCACCACCGACATGATCGCCGAGGTAGGACCTGCCTTCAGCAAGCTCTTCACGACCTAA
- the Naxd gene encoding ATP-dependent (S)-NAD(P)H-hydrate dehydratase isoform X5: MGVRSVAISACGRVLQRAFSLHTAHSTKDMESFFQLVRNIVPALTSKKHKGQDGRIGIVGGCQEYTGAPYFAGISALKVGADLTHVFCAREAAPVIKSYSPELIVHPVLDSSNAVEEVEKWLPRLHALVVGPGLGRDDLLLNNVRGILEASKARDIPVVIDADGLWLIAQQPALIHSYQKAILTPNRVEFGRLWEAVLNSPVDTQGHSESVLKLSQALGNITVVQKGEHDLISDGQQASAHYWWLPGVLAPSQGSVIIRLSRSTGAPQPPPT; this comes from the exons ATGGGCGTCCGCTCTGTGGCCATCAGCGCCTGCGGGCGAG tTTTACAAAGAGCATTCTCCCTCCATACAGCACACTCGACAAAGGACATGGAGAGTTTTTTTCAGTTGGTGAGAAACATTGTGCCTGCTCTAACCTCGAAGAAACACAAAGGGCAGGACGGAAGAATAGGCATAGTCGGGGGCTGTCAAGA GTACACAGGAGCACCATATTTTGCAGGAATCTCGGCTCTGAAAGTG GGTGCAGATTTGACCCACGTGTTCTGTGCCAGGGAGGCTGCGCCAGTGATCAAGTCCTACAGCCCAGAGCTGATCGTCCACCCCGTCCT TGACAGTTCAAATGCTGTTGAGgaggtggagaaatggctccccAGGCTGCATGCCCTTGTCGTGGGCCCTGGCCTAGGTAGGGACGACCTTCTTCTCAACAATGTCAGG GGCATTTTGGAAGCAAGCAAGGCCAGGGACATCCCTGTGGTCATCGACGCG GATGGCCTATGGCTGATAGCTCAGCAGCCGGCCCTCATCCACAGTTACCAGAAGGCCATTCTCACCCCCAACCGAGTGGAGTTCGGCAGGCTCTGGGAAGCTGTG CTCAATAGTCCTGTGGACACCCAGGGCCACAGTGAATCCGTACTGAAGCTCAGCCAGGCTCTGGGGAACATCACAGTGGTCCAGAAAGGAGAGCATGACCTGATCTCCGATGGTCAGCAGG CTTCAGCCCACTACTGGTGGCTGCCTGGGGTGCTTGCACCCTCACAAGGGAGTGTAATCATCAGGCTTTCCAGAAGTACGGGCGCTCCACAACCACCACCGACATGA
- the Naxd gene encoding ATP-dependent (S)-NAD(P)H-hydrate dehydratase isoform X2: MGVRSVAISACGRVLQRAFSLHTAHSTKDMESFFQLVRNIVPALTSKKHKGQDGRIGIVGGCQEYTGAPYFAGISALKVGADLTHVFCAREAAPVIKSYSPELIVHPVLDSSNAVEEVEKWLPRLHALVVGPGLGRDDLLLNNVRGILEASKARDIPVVIDADGLWLIAQQPALIHSYQKAILTPNRVEFGRLWEAVLNSPVDTQGHSESVLKLSQALGNITVVQKGEHDLISDGQQVLVCSQEGSSRRCGGQGDLLSGSLGVMAHWALLAGPERTNGFSPLLVAAWGACTLTRECNHQAFQKYGRSTTTTDMIAEVGPAFSKLFTT; this comes from the exons ATGGGCGTCCGCTCTGTGGCCATCAGCGCCTGCGGGCGAG tTTTACAAAGAGCATTCTCCCTCCATACAGCACACTCGACAAAGGACATGGAGAGTTTTTTTCAGTTGGTGAGAAACATTGTGCCTGCTCTAACCTCGAAGAAACACAAAGGGCAGGACGGAAGAATAGGCATAGTCGGGGGCTGTCAAGA GTACACAGGAGCACCATATTTTGCAGGAATCTCGGCTCTGAAAGTG GGTGCAGATTTGACCCACGTGTTCTGTGCCAGGGAGGCTGCGCCAGTGATCAAGTCCTACAGCCCAGAGCTGATCGTCCACCCCGTCCT TGACAGTTCAAATGCTGTTGAGgaggtggagaaatggctccccAGGCTGCATGCCCTTGTCGTGGGCCCTGGCCTAGGTAGGGACGACCTTCTTCTCAACAATGTCAGG GGCATTTTGGAAGCAAGCAAGGCCAGGGACATCCCTGTGGTCATCGACGCG GATGGCCTATGGCTGATAGCTCAGCAGCCGGCCCTCATCCACAGTTACCAGAAGGCCATTCTCACCCCCAACCGAGTGGAGTTCGGCAGGCTCTGGGAAGCTGTG CTCAATAGTCCTGTGGACACCCAGGGCCACAGTGAATCCGTACTGAAGCTCAGCCAGGCTCTGGGGAACATCACAGTGGTCCAGAAAGGAGAGCATGACCTGATCTCCGATGGTCAGCAGG TGCTTGTGTGCAGCCAAGAAGGCAGCAGCCGCAGGTGTGGGGGTCAAGGAGACCTCCTCTCAGGCTCCCTGGGTGTCATGGCGCACTGGGCCCTCCTTGCTGGACCGGAGAGAACAAATGG CTTCAGCCCACTACTGGTGGCTGCCTGGGGTGCTTGCACCCTCACAAGGGAGTGTAATCATCAGGCTTTCCAGAAGTACGGGCGCTCCACAACCACCACCGACATGATCGCCGAGGTAGGACCTGCCTTCAGCAAGCTCTTCACGACCTAA
- the Naxd gene encoding ATP-dependent (S)-NAD(P)H-hydrate dehydratase isoform X4, whose product MGVRSVAISACGRGKIDTGIRWMAVRACGAAVAAVVALLSAAIALHWPPLHAVLQRAFSLHTAHSTKDMESFFQLVRNIVPALTSKKHKGQDGRIGIVGGCQEYTGAPYFAGISALKVGADLTHVFCAREAAPVIKSYSPELIVHPVLDSSNAVEEVEKWLPRLHALVVGPGLGRDDLLLNNVRGILEASKARDIPVVIDADGLWLIAQQPALIHSYQKAILTPNRVEFGRLWEAVLNSPVDTQGHSESVLKLSQALGNITVVQKGEHDLISDGQQASAHYWWLPGVLAPSQGSVIIRLSRSTGAPQPPPT is encoded by the exons ATGGGCGTCCGCTCTGTGGCCATCAGCGCCTGCGGGCGAGGTAAGATCGATACCGGCATCCGGTGGATGGCGGTCCGCGCTTGTGGGGCCGCTGTTGCGGCCGTGGTGGCGCTGCTCTCGGCCGCGATCGCGCTCCACTGGCCGCCGCTACACGCAG tTTTACAAAGAGCATTCTCCCTCCATACAGCACACTCGACAAAGGACATGGAGAGTTTTTTTCAGTTGGTGAGAAACATTGTGCCTGCTCTAACCTCGAAGAAACACAAAGGGCAGGACGGAAGAATAGGCATAGTCGGGGGCTGTCAAGA GTACACAGGAGCACCATATTTTGCAGGAATCTCGGCTCTGAAAGTG GGTGCAGATTTGACCCACGTGTTCTGTGCCAGGGAGGCTGCGCCAGTGATCAAGTCCTACAGCCCAGAGCTGATCGTCCACCCCGTCCT TGACAGTTCAAATGCTGTTGAGgaggtggagaaatggctccccAGGCTGCATGCCCTTGTCGTGGGCCCTGGCCTAGGTAGGGACGACCTTCTTCTCAACAATGTCAGG GGCATTTTGGAAGCAAGCAAGGCCAGGGACATCCCTGTGGTCATCGACGCG GATGGCCTATGGCTGATAGCTCAGCAGCCGGCCCTCATCCACAGTTACCAGAAGGCCATTCTCACCCCCAACCGAGTGGAGTTCGGCAGGCTCTGGGAAGCTGTG CTCAATAGTCCTGTGGACACCCAGGGCCACAGTGAATCCGTACTGAAGCTCAGCCAGGCTCTGGGGAACATCACAGTGGTCCAGAAAGGAGAGCATGACCTGATCTCCGATGGTCAGCAGG CTTCAGCCCACTACTGGTGGCTGCCTGGGGTGCTTGCACCCTCACAAGGGAGTGTAATCATCAGGCTTTCCAGAAGTACGGGCGCTCCACAACCACCACCGACATGA
- the Naxd gene encoding ATP-dependent (S)-NAD(P)H-hydrate dehydratase isoform X3 — MESFFQLVRNIVPALTSKKHKGQDGRIGIVGGCQEYTGAPYFAGISALKVGADLTHVFCAREAAPVIKSYSPELIVHPVLDSSNAVEEVEKWLPRLHALVVGPGLGRDDLLLNNVRGILEASKARDIPVVIDADGLWLIAQQPALIHSYQKAILTPNRVEFGRLWEAVLNSPVDTQGHSESVLKLSQALGNITVVQKGEHDLISDGQQVLVCSQEGSSRRCGGQGDLLSGSLGVMAHWALLAGPERTNGFSPLLVAAWGACTLTRECNHQAFQKYGRSTTTTDMIAEVGPAFSKLFTT, encoded by the exons ATGGAGAGTTTTTTTCAGTTGGTGAGAAACATTGTGCCTGCTCTAACCTCGAAGAAACACAAAGGGCAGGACGGAAGAATAGGCATAGTCGGGGGCTGTCAAGA GTACACAGGAGCACCATATTTTGCAGGAATCTCGGCTCTGAAAGTG GGTGCAGATTTGACCCACGTGTTCTGTGCCAGGGAGGCTGCGCCAGTGATCAAGTCCTACAGCCCAGAGCTGATCGTCCACCCCGTCCT TGACAGTTCAAATGCTGTTGAGgaggtggagaaatggctccccAGGCTGCATGCCCTTGTCGTGGGCCCTGGCCTAGGTAGGGACGACCTTCTTCTCAACAATGTCAGG GGCATTTTGGAAGCAAGCAAGGCCAGGGACATCCCTGTGGTCATCGACGCG GATGGCCTATGGCTGATAGCTCAGCAGCCGGCCCTCATCCACAGTTACCAGAAGGCCATTCTCACCCCCAACCGAGTGGAGTTCGGCAGGCTCTGGGAAGCTGTG CTCAATAGTCCTGTGGACACCCAGGGCCACAGTGAATCCGTACTGAAGCTCAGCCAGGCTCTGGGGAACATCACAGTGGTCCAGAAAGGAGAGCATGACCTGATCTCCGATGGTCAGCAGG TGCTTGTGTGCAGCCAAGAAGGCAGCAGCCGCAGGTGTGGGGGTCAAGGAGACCTCCTCTCAGGCTCCCTGGGTGTCATGGCGCACTGGGCCCTCCTTGCTGGACCGGAGAGAACAAATGG CTTCAGCCCACTACTGGTGGCTGCCTGGGGTGCTTGCACCCTCACAAGGGAGTGTAATCATCAGGCTTTCCAGAAGTACGGGCGCTCCACAACCACCACCGACATGATCGCCGAGGTAGGACCTGCCTTCAGCAAGCTCTTCACGACCTAA